In Bacillus sp. DX3.1, the following proteins share a genomic window:
- a CDS encoding metallophosphoesterase family protein: MDKIAVISDIHGNIPALEAVFEDIQLRGIEQIICLGDLVGKGPHSSKSVELIREKCEHVVMGNWDDFITKRSESLTIQWHQDQLTHQQQNYLKELPFSVEFIMSGKLIRMFHASPRSLYERVQPGAPIEQRESLFENSSLTENIEGERQPDVVCYGDIHQAYVQNFRGKTLCNAGSVGNPLEITQASYLIFEGAYNQKEAASFSMQLVRVPYDIELAIRLAREIEMPDIEPYIQELTTAKYRGLK, translated from the coding sequence TTGGATAAAATTGCGGTTATTTCAGATATTCATGGAAATATTCCGGCTTTGGAAGCAGTTTTTGAAGACATTCAATTAAGAGGGATAGAGCAAATTATTTGTTTAGGAGATTTAGTTGGAAAAGGGCCGCATTCTAGTAAATCGGTAGAGCTAATTCGTGAAAAGTGTGAACATGTTGTAATGGGAAACTGGGATGATTTTATTACGAAACGTAGTGAATCACTCACGATACAATGGCATCAAGACCAATTAACTCACCAGCAACAAAATTATTTAAAAGAGCTCCCTTTCTCTGTTGAATTTATAATGAGCGGGAAATTAATTAGAATGTTTCATGCTTCGCCGCGAAGTTTATATGAGAGAGTTCAGCCAGGTGCTCCAATAGAGCAGCGTGAAAGTTTATTTGAGAATAGTAGTCTTACGGAAAATATCGAAGGTGAAAGGCAGCCTGATGTTGTTTGTTACGGCGACATACATCAAGCTTATGTCCAGAACTTCAGAGGGAAAACATTATGTAATGCAGGTAGTGTAGGAAATCCCCTTGAAATTACACAAGCTTCGTATTTAATTTTTGAAGGAGCATATAATCAAAAAGAAGCAGCTAGTTTTTCTATGCAGCTTGTCCGTGTTCCTTATGATATAGAGCTAGCAATTCGATTAGCTAGAGAAATAGAAATGCCTGACATAGAGCCATATATACAAGAGCTAACAACAGCGAAGTATCGGGGGCTTAAATAG
- a CDS encoding PLP-dependent aminotransferase family protein, producing the protein MEWQLDTDSKIPIYQQVIDYIERRIMFGELPPGSFLPSERKLAVQLNVNRSTVTTAYNELRAMGIVESTTGKGTRVSTHMWGVSPTFTPNWRGFVEGGTFLPNLPLLRHIREQVQQNENIIDFANGELGCDLFPHEQLQNILHEQPLTQSLSYDHPQGYLPLRQIVAKYMKEHLQIDATEQSIMITSGAQQALHLIVQCLLNPGDAVAFESPSHCYSLPLFQSAGIRIFPLPVDEHGIHPDDVHELYRKHRIKMIFLNPNFQNPTGTMLHPDRRKKLLSLCADLRIPIVEDDPSSLLTLENKQPCPTLKSIDENGTVIYVHSLSKMIAPGLRIGWLVAPQSVVERLSDARHQMELGLSIFPQWLMQQFFKTVSFDTHLDRLRQQLVQKRNVLADALHNTLQEEVSFSMPTGGIYVWGKFKQPINEKQLVTQSLKQQIAFMPGSIFGAKDGYIRLSYGKVNTNQIEEGIFRLHAAIKHCQT; encoded by the coding sequence ATGGAATGGCAGTTAGATACAGATAGTAAAATTCCGATCTATCAACAAGTGATCGATTATATCGAAAGACGTATTATGTTTGGGGAGCTTCCGCCGGGCAGTTTTCTCCCATCAGAACGAAAGTTAGCAGTGCAACTGAATGTAAACCGAAGTACCGTTACCACCGCTTATAATGAACTACGTGCAATGGGCATTGTGGAAAGTACAACAGGAAAAGGTACACGTGTTAGCACACATATGTGGGGGGTATCTCCAACCTTCACACCAAACTGGAGAGGTTTTGTAGAGGGTGGTACTTTTTTACCAAACTTACCACTCCTTCGTCATATTCGTGAACAAGTGCAGCAAAATGAAAATATAATAGATTTTGCTAATGGCGAACTAGGTTGTGATTTATTTCCGCATGAGCAATTACAAAACATTTTACATGAACAACCTTTAACACAATCACTTAGTTACGATCATCCACAAGGCTATCTCCCCCTGCGGCAAATAGTAGCAAAGTATATGAAAGAACATTTACAAATTGATGCGACAGAACAATCCATTATGATTACTTCCGGCGCTCAGCAAGCTCTTCATCTCATCGTTCAATGTTTATTAAATCCAGGTGATGCAGTAGCCTTCGAAAGCCCATCACATTGTTATTCGTTACCTCTTTTTCAATCAGCAGGTATTCGTATTTTCCCATTACCGGTTGATGAACATGGCATTCATCCAGACGATGTACATGAGCTATACCGAAAACACCGTATTAAAATGATTTTTTTAAATCCAAATTTCCAAAATCCAACGGGGACGATGCTTCATCCAGATAGAAGAAAAAAACTTTTATCCCTATGTGCGGACTTACGTATTCCAATAGTTGAAGATGATCCGTCCAGTTTATTAACATTAGAAAATAAACAGCCTTGTCCAACTTTAAAATCGATTGATGAAAACGGAACGGTCATTTACGTACACTCTTTATCAAAAATGATTGCACCAGGATTACGAATTGGTTGGCTTGTCGCCCCGCAATCTGTCGTAGAACGATTATCAGATGCAAGGCACCAAATGGAACTAGGATTAAGTATATTTCCACAATGGCTCATGCAGCAATTTTTTAAAACCGTTTCGTTTGATACGCATTTAGATCGATTACGTCAGCAATTAGTGCAAAAAAGAAATGTATTAGCAGACGCCTTGCACAATACTCTTCAGGAGGAGGTTTCATTTTCCATGCCGACTGGTGGGATTTATGTATGGGGGAAATTCAAACAACCTATCAATGAAAAACAACTCGTTACGCAAAGTCTAAAACAACAAATCGCTTTCATGCCTGGCAGTATTTTTGGTGCAAAAGACGGATATATTCGGTTATCATACGGTAAAGTGAATACAAATCAAATTGAAGAAGGTATCTTTCGTCTTCACGCTGCGATCAAACATTGTCAAACATAA
- a CDS encoding phospholipase D-like domain-containing protein, with protein sequence MLKKIGKIFLVILFVFIGVCFVLFVWDEIDRTAAEKSGRFDQQPSQYPIRQSDITMYTDGKQLNNQLFSDIKKAKHYVHINFFSIADDKVSHQFLELLRQKSQEGVEVYYAVDRLGGILLKKKERELLVKKGVHFTYYNKPAFPYLSSSLDHRNHRRISVIDGKIGYIGGFNIGKKYLGEKAKLGYWRDYHLQIRGEGVQDLEHQFVLDWKKNSEKPIPIHSAIKEKGATSHRFTAYYSGEKLGQDYAMLFQQAKESIIILTPYFIPKDRTIWNALVDARKRGVRVKILFSPHSDALLVKEAAYPYIRKALKQGIEVYGYKKGVLHGKVFLIDEKVLMVGTVNFDSRSFHLNEEMNCYIHDPVYISKIKPVINADLQNSKRVTSSDVNQLSIKEKMKEKVAKMFEYYL encoded by the coding sequence ATGTTGAAAAAAATAGGTAAAATTTTCCTGGTAATTCTCTTTGTATTTATCGGCGTATGTTTTGTTTTGTTTGTTTGGGATGAAATTGACAGAACAGCAGCTGAAAAAAGTGGGAGATTTGACCAGCAGCCTAGCCAATATCCTATTCGTCAAAGTGATATTACTATGTATACAGACGGGAAACAGTTAAACAATCAATTATTCTCAGATATAAAGAAAGCAAAACATTACGTGCATATTAACTTTTTCTCTATTGCTGATGATAAAGTAAGTCATCAGTTTCTAGAGTTATTGAGGCAAAAAAGTCAGGAAGGTGTAGAAGTATACTATGCAGTGGACAGGCTAGGTGGAATTTTACTAAAGAAAAAGGAAAGAGAATTATTAGTTAAAAAAGGAGTGCATTTTACGTATTACAATAAGCCTGCTTTCCCTTATCTTTCTTCTTCTTTGGATCATCGGAATCATCGTCGTATTTCAGTTATTGATGGAAAGATTGGGTACATTGGCGGATTTAACATTGGCAAGAAGTATTTAGGAGAAAAAGCAAAACTTGGTTACTGGAGAGATTATCACCTTCAAATACGAGGAGAAGGAGTTCAAGATCTAGAACACCAATTTGTGTTAGACTGGAAGAAAAACTCAGAGAAACCGATTCCGATACACAGTGCGATAAAGGAAAAGGGAGCAACCTCGCATCGATTTACTGCATATTATAGCGGAGAAAAACTTGGGCAAGATTATGCAATGCTGTTTCAACAAGCAAAAGAGTCCATCATTATATTAACACCTTATTTTATACCAAAAGACAGAACTATTTGGAACGCATTAGTAGATGCAAGAAAGAGGGGAGTTCGTGTCAAAATTCTGTTCTCACCTCATTCGGATGCACTGTTAGTTAAAGAAGCAGCGTATCCATATATCCGAAAAGCATTAAAGCAGGGAATAGAAGTATATGGTTATAAAAAGGGAGTGTTACACGGTAAAGTATTTTTGATTGATGAAAAAGTATTGATGGTTGGGACCGTGAATTTTGATTCGCGCTCGTTTCATTTAAATGAAGAAATGAACTGTTATATCCATGACCCTGTCTATATTTCGAAAATAAAGCCAGTCATTAATGCAGACTTACAAAATTCAAAGCGAGTAACATCCTCTGACGTCAATCAATTATCTATAAAAGAAAAAATGAAAGAAAAGGTTGCAAAAATGTTTGAGTATTATTTGTAA
- a CDS encoding aminoglycoside phosphotransferase family protein, whose protein sequence is MDEIVKELQKQLDWPNVIKSSFIPKGFSFDEKYKIELENGDVYFIKVCDFSTNKHKQEEFEYIRHFEWSGIPVPIPFHFLNLAEFNKCVQVYGWVNGEDGEVALGKLTIEEQYKAGKAAGEVLKRIHTLEKNDVKESWETYRWAKYERYLTQLMEYEVDYIDLDPVLTFVEDHKYLLKDRPIVFLHDDFHPANMMFHNKEFQAVIDFDRFGFGDPIHDFYKVALFTTKISAPFAIGQVHGYFDGEPSLHFWKLYTLYAAMTFPSDIVWSHKVTPDLLDRMKERLNRIFDDHDGFTSYIPGWYKSIDEYRIHI, encoded by the coding sequence ATGGATGAGATTGTAAAAGAACTACAAAAACAATTGGATTGGCCTAATGTTATAAAAAGTAGTTTTATTCCAAAAGGTTTTTCATTCGATGAAAAGTATAAAATTGAGTTGGAAAATGGCGATGTGTATTTTATAAAAGTATGTGATTTTTCCACGAATAAACATAAGCAGGAAGAATTTGAATATATACGTCATTTTGAATGGAGTGGTATTCCAGTTCCGATACCATTCCATTTTCTAAATCTAGCGGAATTCAATAAATGTGTGCAAGTATATGGATGGGTTAATGGAGAAGATGGTGAAGTTGCGCTTGGGAAACTGACGATTGAAGAGCAATATAAAGCCGGAAAAGCAGCAGGAGAAGTATTAAAACGTATTCACACATTAGAAAAAAATGATGTAAAAGAATCGTGGGAAACGTATCGATGGGCGAAGTATGAAAGGTATCTAACTCAATTAATGGAATACGAAGTCGATTACATTGATTTGGATCCTGTTCTTACATTTGTGGAAGATCATAAATATTTATTAAAAGACCGCCCAATTGTGTTTCTGCATGATGATTTTCATCCAGCGAATATGATGTTTCATAATAAAGAATTTCAAGCGGTTATAGATTTTGATCGATTTGGATTCGGAGATCCTATTCATGATTTTTATAAGGTCGCTTTATTTACAACAAAAATCAGTGCGCCTTTTGCAATTGGACAAGTACACGGTTACTTTGATGGAGAACCATCACTACATTTTTGGAAACTATATACATTGTATGCAGCGATGACTTTTCCATCTGATATCGTATGGTCACATAAAGTGACACCAGATTTATTAGATAGGATGAAAGAGCGATTGAATCGAATTTTTGATGACCATGATGGATTTACATCATACATACCAGGCTGGTATAAATCAATAGATGAATATCGTATACATATTTAA
- a CDS encoding VOC family protein: MLVFDHLVHVIQGTPIEAVKRMKSLGFHVLEGGEHTNWGTWNSLSYFDLAYIEFLAVQNENKAKQADNPLVLQAIDKLMDGEGMLQIAVRTDRIEELAATFVEKGLHITGPIEGKRIRKDGHLIEWKMLFVNQEENGPRFPFFIQWEESDESRRIDLQQVGVITPHDNQVKEIQTVYYAVNNVRETTAKWKDILQVQVNPVEIHKEWNALCQSISLENMKVQFCEPKGEGLVQESLKQCGELPFAIEFKGEHERKNAYQIFGSMYIY; this comes from the coding sequence ATGTTAGTATTTGATCATCTTGTTCATGTGATTCAAGGAACGCCCATAGAAGCGGTAAAACGAATGAAATCACTCGGATTTCATGTGTTGGAAGGTGGAGAGCATACGAATTGGGGGACTTGGAATAGTTTAAGTTATTTTGATTTAGCTTATATTGAGTTTTTAGCTGTTCAAAATGAAAATAAGGCGAAGCAAGCAGATAATCCACTTGTTCTTCAAGCTATAGATAAATTGATGGATGGAGAAGGGATGTTACAAATTGCAGTTCGTACAGATCGAATTGAAGAACTTGCGGCCACATTTGTAGAAAAGGGTTTACACATAACTGGTCCAATTGAAGGGAAACGTATAAGAAAAGATGGACATCTTATAGAGTGGAAAATGTTGTTTGTGAATCAGGAAGAAAACGGTCCAAGATTTCCTTTCTTTATACAATGGGAGGAGTCAGATGAAAGTAGGAGAATAGACTTACAACAAGTGGGTGTAATTACCCCACATGATAACCAAGTAAAGGAAATTCAAACGGTATATTACGCTGTGAACAATGTTCGTGAAACAACTGCGAAGTGGAAAGACATTTTACAGGTGCAAGTGAATCCTGTTGAAATTCATAAAGAATGGAATGCACTTTGTCAAAGTATATCGCTTGAAAATATGAAGGTGCAATTTTGTGAACCAAAAGGAGAGGGACTAGTGCAAGAGAGTTTGAAACAATGTGGAGAACTTCCTTTTGCGATTGAATTTAAAGGGGAGCATGAACGGAAAAACGCTTATCAAATTTTTGGTAGTATGTATATATATTAG
- a CDS encoding DMT family transporter: protein MKQWQMEWLLISVALVWGANYTIGKYGVAYMSSIQFNSLRFLIASPVLLLITFFMERSLRIERKDWLRLLAVGIVGTTLYQTLFMLSVKYTSATNASLLIAMSPIFTGILAVLHKQERFSIKIQIGSLLSFGGAALVLLTGHTNQSTYEYAWLGNIIGLVAAIAWGWYPILAQPLITKYSAMRVTSWSTLIGIVPLVVYCLFNVSSLTWPTDTLSWGSLGYSVVFATIFGLAMWYVGISKIGSTKVMVYMYLVPLFAVIFAAVTIGERINMMQLLGGLVIFIGLYVVKKGAVKKPAFNLKKVS from the coding sequence ATGAAACAATGGCAAATGGAGTGGCTCCTTATATCGGTTGCTTTAGTATGGGGCGCGAATTATACGATCGGAAAATATGGAGTGGCATATATGTCATCCATTCAATTTAATAGTTTACGCTTTTTAATCGCATCTCCGGTATTATTACTTATTACTTTTTTTATGGAGCGTTCATTACGAATTGAAAGAAAAGACTGGCTAAGACTACTAGCCGTTGGAATAGTTGGAACGACACTCTATCAAACATTATTTATGCTTTCTGTAAAATATACTTCTGCAACAAATGCTTCGTTATTAATTGCTATGTCACCTATTTTTACAGGGATTTTAGCGGTACTACACAAACAAGAACGTTTTTCGATAAAAATTCAAATTGGCTCGTTACTTTCCTTTGGCGGTGCAGCACTCGTATTGTTAACAGGACATACGAATCAATCTACATATGAGTATGCATGGCTTGGGAATATCATTGGATTGGTTGCCGCAATTGCATGGGGTTGGTATCCCATTCTGGCACAGCCACTTATTACAAAATATTCGGCGATGCGGGTAACCTCTTGGTCTACATTAATTGGAATCGTGCCGCTCGTTGTATATTGTTTATTCAATGTGAGCTCATTAACATGGCCGACAGATACACTAAGCTGGGGTTCACTAGGTTATTCCGTCGTATTTGCAACAATCTTTGGACTGGCAATGTGGTACGTTGGCATTAGTAAAATTGGTTCAACAAAAGTGATGGTGTACATGTATCTTGTGCCATTGTTTGCTGTGATTTTCGCAGCGGTAACAATCGGGGAAAGAATCAATATGATGCAATTGCTCGGTGGACTTGTTATATTTATCGGTTTATATGTTGTGAAAAAGGGAGCGGTAAAAAAGCCAGCTTTCAATTTGAAAAAAGTGAGTTAA
- a CDS encoding IS1182 family transposase: protein MYVTYSMKEIEENRKYYEMMYDASHHLVKMDQVMDWDFVTRRLEVFYPHRIGRPTKDPIMLVKILLIQYLEGFRSVRFTCNQVKQNATYRWFLGISSNEKIPDHSTISKFLSQRLRNATFWEELFQHCLRVIQQEGFIANETWVADETELKANANKRVREILAEEKVIEEKDEDLVMINDHRVRHGKKPLQAKGSKIEEKQTNISPVDSDARLSVKHDQRGRFAYFEHRIVDSLHNFIIATDVTAANVPGHRKLIGQVERLNQLLGKYAKEIALDSGYYNASLARRLFQRGFFVYMSYRRFTTKDHPKCRRYQFKQVNEDLYACPCGVPFYYKTTNRQGYHEFRPPKGSCQSCPFAKKENQDRVLRISIHQEIYDQLREQRLSIRGKILRSVRPSTVELSFAHSKELHGLRYARYRGVQKVKVQVLMTAIIQNLKKWTKLRSLKQVGLHLTHQIIEETIL, encoded by the coding sequence ATGTACGTTACATATTCCATGAAAGAAATTGAAGAAAATCGAAAGTACTATGAAATGATGTATGATGCTTCGCATCATTTAGTAAAGATGGATCAAGTGATGGATTGGGATTTTGTGACAAGGCGATTGGAAGTGTTCTATCCACATCGTATCGGTCGACCAACGAAAGATCCGATTATGTTAGTGAAAATCTTATTAATTCAGTATTTGGAAGGCTTTCGCTCGGTTCGTTTTACATGTAATCAAGTAAAACAGAATGCGACGTATCGTTGGTTTTTAGGGATTTCCTCGAATGAGAAGATTCCAGATCACTCAACAATCTCTAAGTTTCTCTCGCAACGTCTACGAAATGCGACGTTTTGGGAGGAGCTTTTTCAGCATTGCCTTCGTGTGATTCAACAAGAAGGGTTTATCGCAAACGAAACATGGGTGGCGGATGAAACAGAATTAAAAGCGAATGCGAATAAGCGTGTACGCGAAATCTTGGCGGAAGAAAAAGTAATAGAAGAAAAAGATGAGGATTTAGTGATGATTAACGATCACCGTGTGCGTCATGGGAAGAAACCTTTACAAGCGAAAGGCTCAAAAATAGAAGAAAAACAGACAAACATTAGCCCTGTAGATTCTGACGCTCGCTTGTCCGTCAAACACGATCAACGCGGACGCTTTGCCTATTTTGAGCACCGTATCGTGGATTCGCTTCATAACTTTATCATCGCCACAGATGTCACCGCCGCGAATGTGCCTGGGCATCGTAAATTGATCGGACAAGTTGAACGGTTAAATCAATTATTGGGGAAGTATGCGAAAGAAATCGCCCTTGATTCAGGCTACTACAACGCTTCCCTCGCGCGAAGGTTGTTTCAACGTGGCTTCTTCGTCTACATGTCTTATCGTCGATTTACAACGAAGGATCATCCAAAGTGCCGTCGTTATCAATTTAAACAAGTAAACGAGGATCTCTACGCCTGTCCTTGCGGTGTACCGTTTTATTATAAAACAACGAATCGTCAAGGTTATCATGAATTCAGACCACCTAAAGGAAGTTGTCAATCCTGTCCATTTGCGAAAAAAGAAAACCAAGATCGTGTGTTGCGAATTTCTATCCATCAAGAAATTTACGATCAGTTAAGAGAACAGCGCTTATCAATAAGAGGAAAAATTCTCCGTTCCGTTCGTCCGTCTACGGTTGAACTGAGTTTCGCACATAGTAAAGAACTCCACGGTTTGCGCTATGCACGATACCGTGGAGTTCAAAAGGTTAAAGTACAAGTTTTGATGACCGCCATCATACAAAACTTAAAAAAGTGGACCAAACTACGCTCGCTTAAGCAAGTTGGTTTACACCTAACACATCAAATTATAGAAGAAACCATTCTATAA
- a CDS encoding GNAT family N-acetyltransferase gives MEVITHVSSKFEKITSENWREALGLSVNIEQQDFVAAVTPPVAIALAKAYIRPDDRVVEPYGVYNQHKMVGFFNLHYTADSKEDFWLFHFFIDKSFQRRGLGSAALEVLIIYIFYGKD, from the coding sequence TTGGAGGTTATCACTCATGTCTCAAGTAAGTTTGAAAAAATAACTTCTGAAAACTGGCGAGAGGCTCTTGGACTTTCTGTAAATATTGAGCAGCAAGATTTTGTTGCTGCAGTTACACCTCCTGTTGCTATTGCTCTTGCTAAGGCATATATCAGGCCAGACGATAGGGTAGTTGAACCTTATGGAGTCTACAATCAGCATAAAATGGTGGGTTTCTTCAATTTGCACTATACAGCTGATAGTAAAGAAGACTTTTGGCTTTTTCATTTTTTTATCGATAAAAGCTTTCAAAGAAGGGGATTGGGGTCTGCTGCGCTAGAAGTGTTAATTATTTACATATTCTATGGTAAAGATTAG